ATTGGATTTTCTTGCAGTAGTTTAGTCCAAATGATGCCCAGCAGAGCTCTCTATTAAATGTTTTATGGAGTAATACTTGCTCTGCATGAAGCAATGCCAGCCTCTACTTTTCCTTTGCAGCAGCCTAGCACCTTGTGTGATTTAAAGAGTTGCAATAGCAGTGCAGTCAGACTGAAGGGAGAAGTGTGGCACTTTATCTCACACAGAGGACCTGGGCAAGATTCATTATTACTTGCAGAGACATTTGGGAACCTTTGTTGTGTGGCAGTATGAAAACAAATCTTTCTGCAGAGCCAGTGTGCAGAGGATGGTGGTTAAGCCATGTGTGGGGACAGCCATCTTCTTTGGGATGTGGCTGTGCTGTTGTAAGACATTCTTGCCCCAgtgtcttaggttggaaattTCAAAGCAAGACACCCCACAGCCTGTTCCCTtgcccctgcagctctgcctgggtcTGCCAAGCCCAGTCAGTGTGCACCTTCACCAGCAGGTTGAGTCAAACCCACCAGCCTTGAGCATTTTGAAGAGCACCCTCACCCCTCTCTGTGCTGAAGGGAGGGGACACATTCAAGTGGCACAAAGGAGCGATGGTGCTTGTCCCTTCCTGGCCTCAGCCACCATGCCTCCTGGTTGTACAGTGTCCAGGGGGGAAGTGCTCCACGCCTGTGCCCCTCTCTTGCAGGGGGAGTGGCCTTGCTGCGGGCAGCTGCCAAGAACCACGCCCGTGTGACGGTCCTGTGTGACCCTGCAGACTACGCTGCAGTAGCTAAAGAGATGGCAGCCTCGAGGGACAAAGACActgccatggaaacccggcgGCTGCTGGCACTCAAGGTTGGTCACGTTTTCCTGCCGTGAAGGGCTGGGCCGGGCTCGTGTTGAAAGAGGTTCTTTACTTCTTTAAACACCAAATCCTCTGTAAGTTGATGTTTCTGAGTTGACAGGTGTCCCCCGTTGTGTCCCCAGGCCTTCACCCACACTGCCCAGTACGATGCAGCCATCTCTGACTACTTTAGGAAGGAGTACAGCAAGGGAGTGTCGCAGCTGCCCCTGAGGTATGGCATGAATCCTCACCAGAGTCCTGCGCAGCTCTACACCACGAGCCCCAGACTGCCCCTGACAGGTGAGCCTTGGCTCTGCTGGCCTACAGGGAGCTCTGGGATAGCTGGGAATGGAGGTGCTTGCACAGGTCTTTGAAACTGAAAGACCATCTTGTACCTTAGTCCAGGGGATGGCCAGCAGTGTCCTCACAGCTGCTTCATTACTGAGTGGCACTAACTTCACAGTTAAAAGTTGAGCTGTATGAgacaggaatgctgctctgttGAGCTCCACAAGACAGTTGAAGTTCCATGTTCTCTGTTGCTGTAGGATTGTGTGTCCAAGATGCTTTGAACAGATGTATGTAGTGTACTTTCTGCATGACATTAGATCCAGATTTTGCAAAGGAAAACCTCATCAATCTTTTAAGATGCCTTTCTACTTGCAATTTTCTTTGTTTAGTatcttccccatttttttttttttgtgtcactATTTACTCTGCCTAGAAACCAAGCTGTTTTTCTCTAGGTTAGaattggttttgttgttttttttggtctttctttctttgatgGATTTGAGCAGGGGTTTATTACCTTGGGTTTGTagaatgctgcttctgctgATGGTGGCAGCAGGAAGGGATACTAGTTCCACTGGCAAATTTGGGACAGGTCTGGTGTATCTCTGCCATTTTACAAGGGTGTGCCACTTGCCACAGCGTTGTTGTAAGTGAGGGAAACCCCTGTTTTGGAGGGAAAGTCTGGCTACTCTTGTTCTTGAGACTGCTTTCAATGTGTGTGGGCATTCTCCTGCTGAATAAGCAATGAAGCTTTGTGTTGCAGCATTTTGCCCATTTCAACTCTGGGACCTCTTAGGAAGCTTTTCCATTCCTGCACTGGAGGTTGATTTGCTTGCAAGTCTGCCTCCCAGTATGGCAGCAGAACAGTGCTATGCTCACTCTTCTTAGATGTGGATTATTGTTGAAAtgatcttttcttttccagtctcCTCAAATGCTGCCGTGTCAGTACAAGCAGTTCTTCTTTCAGGGCCAGAGCAAAGCACTTTGAGAGTAGACTTTTAAATGGCCTTTACTCTTGGTGTGGATTTCTGGGCACTCCACCAGCTGCTGAGGAGCCAGGGTCATTGAACAAGAACAGTTTGTAGTGATTTGAACGCTCTCTGGGGAAATCCTTTGTGCTGGCTctccaggctctggggagaggGGTTTGCCTGCTTTAACGTGTCCATGTGCTGTGTTTGCAGTGGTGAATGGCTCTCCCGGGTTCATCAACCTCTGCGATGCCCTCAATGCCTGGCAGCTGGTGAAGGAGCTCAAGCAGGCGCTGGGCATTCCGGCCGCAGCCTCCTTCAAGCACGTCAGTCCCGCAGGTAGGCTGGGCCCTgctccccgcccccggccgtgTGGGCAGGtcctggggcaggcagcagcagctggagtgcCCTGGCTCGTGTTTCCCACTAGGTGCTGCTGTTGGAGTTCCGCTCAGCGAGGAGGAGGCCCAAGTGTGCATGGTGCACGACTTCCACAAGACCCTGACCCCCTTGGCCTCTGCCTATGCTCGGAGCAGAGGTGAGGGCACAGCAAACCAGCCTGTCCAAAGAGCTGAGCTCGGGGCTCGGCACCTGAGCAGCATCCTCAGCTCTTGCCCTGCTCCTCCCTTTGCATCACACTCCTTCTGCAGAGGAGGGGTTTTCTCCATAAGGATCTTCCTGATTGCCTATTGGAAGCTGCTTTCCAAGAGAGCAGCCCTTGTATATGGTTTCAGAGAGCCAAAACTAGCTTGGCTTCTGTTCCTTGGTGAATATAGAAGACCTGTAAGACgatatattttcatatttaaatttgtacatacacatacacacacatatatatatggaGCTTTGACTAAAAGATCTGGATAAACAGCAGTGCTGGTAGCACACTCAGCATTGGGCTGCTCAGGAATATTTAACTTGAGTAGAGATGTTGCTGTCTGTTATTTGATGGGtgtttttttaatgctcttgtACTGCAgagctcacaaaaaaaaaagctaacaaAAGTAAACAAAACCAGCTTCCTCTGCTTAGCTGAGATACTTTGCTATGTGTCTCATTTTCTATGGCATTCCTAGAAAATCTGCACAGATTACAAAGAAAAAGGCAGACTTGATAAGGAGCATGTTGGCTTGGGTTCATTTTTCACAGACCACCTTTGAATGTTGCTCTCACATAACCATTGCCTGATTGctagaaaaacaaacccttaGAATGGCAGGGACAGAAGAACTGACCTTCCTGAGCAGTGGAGCATTTGTGATGGGAATTGGTTTCACCTTAGCTATGCCATTAAATAGAAAATGCttactttaaaacaaaagaagaaaaaatttgcCACATTTCTGGATCTGCTTTCTTGCAGGAAAAGCCAGGTGGGAGCATAACCATCTAAAAGCTTTCCTCTTTTTCCAACTGTCTCCTATCTAAAATCTTTCTGTGTCATCCTTGCCTCTCCTTGTCCTCCTGCCACCAAGGGTACAGCTGGGCTGCTTGCAGTGCTGGAGGTAGTCATTACAGAGTTAGAGCTTTGACAGAGGCAGTGAAGAAGGAAGAATATCTGAACTGTGGCAATATATAAAGGTCCATGCGTTTGAGGTAGGATTTTTCATCCTCGTTGCTTTTATGGCCTcttttttgggttatttttgccGTGGAATTAAATTCTTAGCTCTCACAGCAATTGACTGGACTGTAGGAGTGAAGAGTTTCTTTGTCTGATGCTGAAGTTTGACAAATGAGTAAAATCAGGATTTTTCAGGTGCTGATCGGATGTCCTCTTTTGGTGACTTCATTGCCCTGTCTGATGTCTGTGATGTGGCTACTGCCAAGATCATTTCCAGAGAGGTCAGTGACAGCAGCAAATGAGTCCAGGGTATCAAGGAGAAAAATTTCACATGCAGCCATTGGTTTGTAACAGCCTTTTTGTTGGAAATAGACCATTTCACCAGGAAGACTTTTACTGGGCCATTTGTTTAATCCTCTGATCTGGAGTGCAGAATTTACACCAGTCTTCtgatgttgttttttttttctctaccaaTTATCACCTGGGTGTGTGCCGGAGCCTGTGAAGTAGCAGAGCTGGCAATGCTGCTTTCCACAAGGTGATTGCAAATCTCTGGAAAGGAGCCCTGGTTAGGCTGTCACAAGTGTCTGGTTTAGCAGCTGTCATGGGAGAAGAGAAGGACTTGGAATGCTGATGGCCAGCCCCTTGCCCAAGGCAGGAATTTGGAAATAGGTTTCTACCTGTCACTTACATGTAGGCTCAGCCACTTCCCAGGCTGTGCTTTTTCCTTACAATCACAGAATCTTTTAGGTtgggagcaacctggtctagtgggaggcGTCCTTGTCCACAACAGGAGGGTGGAGTGAGGTGGccttttccaaaccaaaccgTTCTGTGATTTTATAGTGCCAAACAAATGAAAGAGCATATTTAGCTGGTTTGTGAGGGTAACTTTTGGTACAGTgctgctgaaaatgaaaaaaacctcaccCACACTGTAAGGCACAAATGTGGAAGTTGTGTTTTGCTTCACGTCACTGATGAATGTAAACTCTGTTTCCATGCTCttaagttttttttcccagggtttttGCCTCCTCAGGAGTGTCACTGTTGAAATGAGGATTTATTGGATTTTATGCCACGTTTACTGTTAGGGCTGAGAAGTGGGGATGTCATGGTCAAGCTGTTTCCCCCTGGAGGAGGTTATTAGTTACTAGTTCCATTCCGATTAGAGGGATGTGAGGTGCTTTTTACTAACTTCTGCCAAGAGCTCACAATGCTCTGCTGGTTTTTGTTTCCAGGACTGAAACCCATACTGTAACAGTGCTTTTGCTGTTGTAGGATACAGACAGACCCCATGAGAGGCGTGTCTTCAGTGCAGGAAATGGCTGGTGCAGCTTTCAGGTTTAGCccccttttcatttttctcctgtgGAAGCTGAAATCTCTGTGTGTTGCAGGTGTCTGATGGTGTGGTGGCTCCTGGCTATGAGGAAGAAGCTCTCAAAATCCTTTCCAAAAAGAAGAATGGTGCTTACTGCGTCCTCCAGGTTTGTACCCCTGCTCCAGTCAGGGATGAAGCTGGAAGCACAGATGCTTTGGACCTGAGATGATGCACCTTCACATGCTGCAGCCAGCACGCTCGTCAAGCAATATCAATATTGTGTGGTCAAGTCAGTGTCAGGTTGCCTTCCTAGTTCCTGCAGTGATTGTTGGAACTCCAAAATCACCCAGTTTTGGTGAACGTGACTCACGGATCACAGACTGCTGTCAGGTCCCATTTCTGCTGCCTGACAAATGAGCAAAGAACTTCACTGTAGcatcacaaaaagaaaatccaagGCTTAGCTGAAGTTGCAGTTGTAGTGTAGCTGCcaggggagctggagaagatggCTCAGGAGCTTCAGGCAAGAAAGAACGAAATTGCAGACAGTCTTGGCAGCTGATTATTTCCTGGAATTCAATTAACTTTGCAAGGATGAGGTCATCCATTGGTGAAGCCTGTATCTTCAGGGCTGAATGCAGAGCAATGCTAAGGAAAGGTGGTCTAAAACATTTCAATGGATTAGGAAAACCACATAAAGCGTGTGCGCGCTCCTATTTCGAGCTGGTCACCTTAGTCTGGGTTGTTTCCTGTCTGAAACCTCAGCTAGAGCTCCCAAAATTCTGAATAAGGCCATGCATGGGTGGACCTGAGTGCAGTGTCACAGTTCCAGTTAACCTGATCCCTGGGCTGGTGTAAATTAAATGtgcttccagctgggatggagATGTGCCCCAAGAGTGCAGCTCTGGAAAGAATCACATTCACTGTTCCTTAGATGTCACAGAGGGCTGGGAGTTGTAGCTTGAGGCACGTAGGAAGCAGCTCCAGATATTCCTGCCTTCCTCtggaaggctctgtgtgtgtttgcatgtttttcccctttgtgTGGAAACTGGGAGATTGTAGGTTTTGATCTAAAAGTGATTTATTGGGCTGTCTTTGGCTTCCAGATGGATCCCCACTATGAGCCTGATGACCTGGAGGTCCGAACCCTCTATGGCCTGAACCTGATGCAGAAGAGGAACAACGCGGTCATCGACCGGTCGCTGTTCAAGAACATTGTCACCAAGAACAAAAATGTGAGTGTGGGAGATGAATGAGCTTAAAGACCCAGGGAATGAATGAGCTGCTGTGCCTTCATCACGGAATTTACCACTGGGCAATTTCAAGagcttctaaaatattttaatgaggTTTAACTGGCTCTTAGTAAACAATGCAGTGGACTTCCTGGACCTAATATGCTTGGGTAAATCAAGAtagctttcctttcttttgagtCCTTGGATAAATAAGAAGAGCTGGACCTTTGCCATTATCTCAGACTACCACAATATTTGTAAATACTTTTTGTAAACAAGAAGCTACCTTGTGCAATTTTTTATAGTGAGACAGCCATGTGCTAAGGATCCATCACATCTCCTGACTCATTGTTTACCTCACCCTTTTGTGTGCATGGTGTTGTATAAACTCTGGCCTGGCTGCCATTGCTCAGCAATTAGAGCCCACATCACCAGAAAGTTTTCAGTGATTTCTTTGTCTCTGATCtcattcacattaaaaaaacagacATTAATGAGCACACGATTAGTCACGGGCTCAGAAGCATGTTCAGATATTGaggtaataaaaataattttcctaaaTTAGGAATGGAACTTAAACATAATACAGATTTTGGGAGCCATTCTAATTGTTGTGGTCCTGGTTTCTGCCTGTGAGCACATCTGATGACAGTAAATGCAGAGTTTTCAGGCTGAAGGCCAGTATGGAACCCACTGAAACTGAGTCTTACCCCTGAGAGTTGGGAGATCAGCTGCCAAACCAATCATTCATGGGTTTTAATCTAAACAAAATTTGCTGGTAATTGACCAAATGAGGGTATTTTTAGCTCCCTTGTTTTCGCTGTGTGTGCTTCAGTAACTGTGATGGCTGGGGTGCAGCGTGGGTGTCAGGGCGGTGTTGACAGTGGTGCTCTGTTCCAGCTGCCCGAGGCTGCTGTCCGGGACCTGATCGTGGCCAGCATCGCTGTCAAGTACACCCAGTCCAACTCGGTCTGCTACGCCAAGGATGGGCAGgtagggagctgcagcagggcttCCCCACCCCACTGCTCACAGGCAGGCCTGGAAAGCCCTCCAGCACACGGGGAGCTGCTGAACAGGGCCAGAGGGGCTGCCCTGCACAGTGCTGTGCAGAACAGTTGCTTCTCAAGAGGCTGCTTCAAAGCCTTGCTGCCATTTCTTCCTGGTaatggcagggctggctcttTCGTTGGTGGGGTTGGAAAAGCTCTTATATGCTTCTGCACGGTGGCCTTGAGTAATTTCTTTCTAACTATGTTCTTTCACATCATTTTTCTCAGGGAGTCTTGTAGTCAGTGTAGAGCCTTAGGAAATTACAGTAGGTTTCTCAGCTGGATTCTGACTGTCCAAATGTTACTTGGTTTTCACTTTTTCCTTAGAAAGATGGGATatactctcttttttttccaccccTCTGGGGCAATAAAAATCTTCTGTTCTTCctgattatatattttttttttaaagctgatgATGGATGTTGGAATTTGTAGGGGCATTATCAAATGTGTAATTGAGATTATGAATCTTACGGTCACACAGTGGTTTTGGGCtagaaaggaccttaaagcccatctcattccaccccctgccatgggcatgggcaccttccactatcccaagccccgtccagcctggcctggaacaattccagggatccaggggcagccacagcttctctggtcaacctgtgccagggcctcagcaccctcacagggaagaatttctttctaatatctaacctaaacttccactctttcagtttgaatcttgaattttaaaaaagtccATTCTTTCCAAGTTGGCACCAGGGGTTCAGCCTAAATAATTTATCTAAAAGTTGGTGTAAAGGTATTGAAAGTTGTATTGTTGCCTAGTAGATCATTCTTGTAATGGTGCTGTTTAGCTGGCTCTTTGCTCTCCATGGAAGTTTTTCAGTAGGCCTGGAttaatacagaagaaaaacacagagaatGTTTTTGAGCTTTGGTACATCATAAATCAGCAGAATGGATCAAAGAGAGAACCCTACAGGTAGAGACTGAGACTGAGCTGCAGTGCTCTCCCTGCATTGGCTCTGATGTGTGTTTGTCAGGTTGTTGGTACAGCCTGCAGAGGCTGCAGTGTTGTCTCACAGGACTTCCTGGGGTCGTGTGCTGTGTGGTTCCTCAGATGATGTCTCTGGAGATCCAGCATTTGTCTTTTATTCTGCtttatgttgtttttttctttcttttaaatgatTCTCTGCACTCAGCAGTGTTAGATCTCAGCCCCAGAACAAAGGTGTCCCTGTCtttgct
This is a stretch of genomic DNA from Anomalospiza imberbis isolate Cuckoo-Finch-1a 21T00152 chromosome 7, ASM3175350v1, whole genome shotgun sequence. It encodes these proteins:
- the ATIC gene encoding bifunctional purine biosynthesis protein ATIC; amino-acid sequence: MAARQQLALLSVSDKTNLVEFAKSLNALGLGLIASGGTAKSLRDAGLPVRDVSDLTGFPEMLGGRVKTLHPAVHAGILARNIPEDNADMKKQDFSLVRVVVCNLYPFVKTVSSPGVTVQDAVEKIDIGGVALLRAAAKNHARVTVLCDPADYAAVAKEMAASRDKDTAMETRRLLALKAFTHTAQYDAAISDYFRKEYSKGVSQLPLRYGMNPHQSPAQLYTTSPRLPLTVVNGSPGFINLCDALNAWQLVKELKQALGIPAAASFKHVSPAGAAVGVPLSEEEAQVCMVHDFHKTLTPLASAYARSRGADRMSSFGDFIALSDVCDVATAKIISREVSDGVVAPGYEEEALKILSKKKNGAYCVLQMDPHYEPDDLEVRTLYGLNLMQKRNNAVIDRSLFKNIVTKNKNLPEAAVRDLIVASIAVKYTQSNSVCYAKDGQVIGIGAGQQSRIHCTRLAGDKANNWWLRHHPRVLAMRFKAGVKRAEISNAIDQYVTDAIGEDEDLVKWQALFEEVPKQLTEAEKKQWIAKLSDVSLSSDAFFPFRDNVDRAKRSGVQFIAAPSGSAADDIVIEACNELGITLIHTNLRLFHH